TTTGAGCCAGTACGTATTCAGCGGATGGGTAAGCACAATCATTACCTCGGTAGCCTCAACGGCCCCGAATTACTGCTGCTGTTGCCACAGGCAAAAGCGATCGGTTCGGTGGCCGTGTCGCTATTGGGCGAAGAAGGCGATCTTGGCGTGCTAATTTTCAGCAGCCGTGACGGCCAGCATTATCAGTCCGGTATGGGAACGGTGCTGTTACAGCATCTGTCAGTGATGCTGCCGCAGCTGCTGTCGCGTTGGATTGAGCGCGTGTGAACGGCGTATCCCCTCTGCTGGCTGCCGTAGAGGGTTTTCTGCGCTTTTTAAAGGTCGAGCGTCAGCTGAGTCCGCTCACCCAGATCAACTACCGTCGTCAGCTTAGCGCCCTTATTGTCCTGCTCGACGAACTAAAAGTGGTTGATTGGGCGCGACTGGATGCGGCGCTGGTACGCTCTCTTGCCGCCCGCAGTACCCGCAGCGGGTTAAAGCCTGCCAGCCTTGCTCTGCGCCTTTCGGCACTACGCAGTTTCCTTGACTGGCTGATGAGCCAAGGCATGATTAAAGCCAACCCGGCAAAAGGCGTGGCAACGCCGCGTGCGGGCCGCCATCTGCCGAAAAACATTGATGTTGATGAAGTGAACCGCCTGCTGGAGATCGACCTTAACGATCCGCTGGCGGTGCGCGATCGCGCCATGTTGGAGGTGATGTACGGCGCCGGGTTACGCTTGTCGGAACTGGTGGGAATTGATCTCGGGCATCTCGACCTGGCATCCGGCGAGGTATGGGTCGTGGGCAAAGGGAGCAAAGAGCGCCGCCTGCCGATGGGGCGTACCGCCGTGCACTGGATCGAAAACTGGCTGGAAATGCGCGAGCTGTTTGACCCGGAAGACAATGCTTTGTTTCTGTCGAATAAAGGGAAGCGCATCTCGACGCGCAATGTGCAAAAGCGCTTTGCCGAATGGGGCGTGAAACAGGGCATATCCAGCCATATCCACCCGCATAAACTGCGCCATTCCTTCGCCACACATATGCTGGAATCCAGTGGCGATCTGCGTGCGGTGCAGGAGCTGCTGGGCCATGCCAACCTGACCACCACGCAGATCTATACTCATCTCGACTTTCAACATCTGGCATCGGTTTATGATGCCGCCCATCCCCGTGCGAAACGAGGAAAATCCTGATGCACTTTTACCGCTCGCTGCGTCCTATCGCGGCCATGACCTTCGACCTCGACGATACCCTGTATGACAATCATCCGGTGATCCGCCGCACCACGCAGGCCTCTCACGCCGCGTTGCAGGCATATCATCCGGCGCTACAGGGCTTCAGCGTGCAGCAGTATCAGCAGGTGCGTGACCGGCTGCTGATCGCCGATCCGGAAATGTATCACGACGTGACGGAATGGCGGCGTCGCGCCGTCGAACAATCGATTCTGGACGTCGGTATCCCGGCCGCGCAGGCCGCCAGCGGGGCGCGTGAAATTATGAACGTATTCGCTCACTGGCGTAGCCAGATTGACGTCCCCTCTGAAACGCACGCTACGTTGGCCGCCCTGGCCGCGCGTATACCGCTGGTGGCGATCACCAATGGTAACGCAGAACCTCATCTGTGCGGACTGGGTAAATACTTCCAGTTTATTTTACGGGCCGGGCCGGATGGCCGCGCCAAGCCTTATCAGGATATGTACCACCGCAGCGCCCAACGCCTTAATCTGCGCCCGGAGCAAATCCTGCATATTGGCGACGATCTGACCACCGATGTGGCTGGCGCGGTGCGCTCCGGGATGCAGGCGTGCTGGATTAACCTGTGTGAAGGGGATCTGATGCGTATCGATGATTCCCGTCTGCTCCCCACGTTGGAAATTTCGCAGTTGGCATCGCTGACTGCGCTGATATAATAACCTGGTTATTTAACCAGTGGAGCGGCTCGCCGCTCCCGATCCCTGATGGTGCCTATGGACGTTTCTGACCTGCTCGATAGCTTGAATGACAAACAACGTGAAGCCGTAGCCGCGCCGCGCAGCAATCTGCTGGTGCTGGCCGGAGCGGGCAGTGGCAAAACGCGCGTGCTGGTGCATCGCATCGCCTGGCTGATGGCGGTAGAAAACTGTTCTCCTCATTCGATTATGGCGGTGACGTTTACCAACAAGGCGGCGGCAGAAATGCGCCATCGTATTGAACAGCTGATCGGCACCAGCCAGGGCGGCATGTGGATCGGCACCTTCCACGGCCTTGCGCACCGTCTGCTGCGTGCGCACCATCTTGATGCCAACCTGCCGCAGGACTTTCAGATCCTCGACAGCGAAGATCAGCTGCGCCTGCTGAAACGCCTGATCAAGGCGATGAATCTGGATGAGAAGCAGTGGCCTGCCCGCCAGGGAATGTGGTACATCAACGGCAAGAAAGACGAAGGGTTGCGCCCGAAGCATATCGAAAGCTACGGCAACCCGATTGAGCAAACCTGGCTGCGTATTTATCAAGCGTATCAGGAGGCCTGCGATCGCGCCGGACTGGTGGATTTCGCCGAGCTGCTGCTTCGTGCACATGAGCTGTGGCTGAATAAACCTCATATCCTTAATCATTATCGAGAAAGGTTCACCAACATTCTGGTGGACGAGTTCCAGGACACCAACAATATCCAGTACGCCTGGATCCGTATGCTGGCCGGCGACACGGGGAAAGTGATTATCGTCGGTGATGATGACCAGTCGATCTACGGCTGGCGCGGGGCGCAGGTGGAAAATATCCAGCGTTTCCTGAACGATTTTCCGGCGGCAGGAACCATTCGTCTGGAGCAAAATTATCGTTCGACTAACAATATTCTGAAAGCCGCCAACACCCTGATTGCCAACAACAATGGTCGCCTGGGTAAAGAGCTGTGGACTGAAGACAGCGACGGTGAGCCCATCGCAATTTACTGCGCCTTTAACGAGCTGGATGAAGCGCGCTTTGTGGTTAATCGTATTAAGGTATGGATGGAGAAGGGCGGCGCGCTGAACGACTGCGCCATCCTGTACCGCAGTAACGCCCAGTCGCGCGTGCTGGAAGAAGCGCTGTTACAAACCAGCATGCCGTACCGTATTTATGGCGGCATGCGCTTCTTCGAACGCCAGGAAATCAAGGATTCTCTCGCCTATCTGCGCCTGATCTCCAACCGTAATGACGATGCGGCTTTCGAGCGGGTGGTCAACACCCCAACGCGCGGTATTGGCGATCGCACGCTTGATGTGGTTCGCCAGACGGCGCGTGAGCGCCAGCTAACATTATGGCAAACCGCCCGCGCGCTGTTGCAGGAAAAAGCGCTGGCCGGGCGTGCGGCCTCCGCGTTGCAACGTTTCACCGAACTGGTGGACTCGCTGGCGCATGAAACCAGCGAAATGCCGCTGCACGTTCAAACGGATCGGGTGATCAAAGACTCCGGCCTGTGGCTGATGTATGAGCAGGAGAAAGGTGAGAAGGGCCAGGCGCGTATCGAAAACCTTGAAGAACTGGTCAACGCCACCCGCCAGTACAGCTATCAGGATGAGGATGAAGACCTGATGCCGCTGCAGGCATTTTTATCTCATGCCGCGCTGGAAGCCGGGGAAGGTCAGGCCGATAAGTGGCAGGATGCCGTGCAGCTGATGACCATGCACGCCGCGAAAGGTCTTGAATTTATGCAGGTCTTCATCGTTGGCATGGAGGAGGGCATGTTCCCCAGCCAGATGTCGCTTGAAGAGGGGGGACGGCTGGAAGAAGAACGCCGTCTTGCCTATGTCGGCGTGACGCGTGCGATGCAGAAACTGACCCTGACCTACGCTGAAACCCGGCGGCTTTACGGTAAGGAGGTCTATCATCGCCCTTCGCGCTTTATCGGAGAGCTGCCGGAGGAGTGCGTAGAGGAAGTGCGGCTGCGCGCCAGCGTCAGTCGGCCGGTCAGCCATCAGCGTATGGGCACGCCGGTGACGAAAAATGACAGCGGGTTTACCCTCGGCCAGCGGGTGCATCATGCGAAATTTGGCGAAGGAACGATCGTCAACCTTGAGGGTAGCGGTGAACACAGCCGCCTGCAGGTGGCGTTTCAGGGCCAGGGGATTAAATGGCTGGTCGCCGCGTATGCCAAACTGGAAGCGATGTGATGCAGGCAGGTCGTCAAGGCTTATTGCCTGGCTTGACGACTTTTTCCTCTCGGCGTAACATGCGCCCATTATTATCCTTAGAGGACATTCGCCTTGGACACACCCAGTAGAGACTGGCTCACTGACCTGGACAACAGGTACAACTCCTAAGGCTATCCTCCTTTGCCGATAGCCTTCGTGGTTGTTGGCGATGCTATTTCCCCGTCGCTGTGAGTCCTCTCCTATCGCTGACTGAAACGTGTGTTTCCGGTGTTCAAGCGCTTTGTCCCAATCATCACCGCGAATTGGGAAGATAGCTATGCTGAGTGCATTTAAACTGGATAAAAACCGTCTGACTCGTCTTGAACTGGATGATGCGGGCGGCAGAGATGACCTGAGCGATTCCGTTTGGGTGGACCTGATTGAACCTGAAGAAGCCGAGCGCGCACGCGTTCAGGATGAACTGGGCCAGGTCCTGGCGACCAGCCCTGAGCTGGAAGATATCGAAGCCTCAGCGCGTTTCTTTGAAGATGAAGACGGTCTGCATATCCACTCCTTCTTCTTTTATGAAGATGCAGAAGATCATGCCGGTAACTCCACGGTGGCTTTCACCATCCGCGAAGGGCGCCTGTACACCCTGCGCGAGCGTGAGCTGCCGGCGTTTCGCCTCTACCGCATGCGTGCGCGTAGTCAAACCCTGATCGACGGCAATGCCTATGAGCTGCTGCTGGATCTGTTTGAAACCAAAATAGAGCAGCTGGCGGATGAGATCGAAACCGTCTACAGCGACCTGGAAAAACTCAGCCGGGTGATTATGGAAGGGAAGCAGGGCGATGAATTTGATGACGCCCTGTCGACGCTGGCCGGGCAGGAGGATGTTGGCTGGAAGGTGCGTCTGTGCCTGATGGATACCCAGCGAGCGCTGAATTTCCTGGTACGCAAAGCGCGACTGCCGGCCAATCAGCTGGAGCAGGCGCGTGAGGTTCTGCGTGATATCGAATCCCTGCTGCCGCACAATGAGTCGCTGTTTCAGAAGGTCAACTTCCTGATGCAGGCGGCGATGGGCTTTATCAATATTGAGCAAAGCCGCATCATCAAGATCTTCTCGGTCGTTTCGGTGGTGTTCCTGCCGCCTACGCTGGTGGCATCAAGCTACGGCATGAACTTTGAATTTATGCCGGAGCTGAAGTGGAGCCTGGGTTATCCGGGGGCGATTGTCCTGATGATCCTCGCCGGGCTGGCACCTTATGCTTACTTCAAGCGCAAAAACTGGCTGTAGGCTGACTGCCGTTCCCTGGTTAACCGACCAGATAAGTGGCGCTGGCGCTGGCAATATGTACGCCAGCGTCGTTATGCAGCTCTACCCTGGCAACGGAGATCTTGTTACCCCCGCGCAGCAGGCTGCTGCTGGCAATAAAGCGATCTCCGCGTCCTGGCCGCAGATAATCCACCCGCAGGTCGATGGTGCCCATACGC
This DNA window, taken from Erwinia tasmaniensis Et1/99, encodes the following:
- the xerC gene encoding tyrosine recombinase XerC, with protein sequence MNGVSPLLAAVEGFLRFLKVERQLSPLTQINYRRQLSALIVLLDELKVVDWARLDAALVRSLAARSTRSGLKPASLALRLSALRSFLDWLMSQGMIKANPAKGVATPRAGRHLPKNIDVDEVNRLLEIDLNDPLAVRDRAMLEVMYGAGLRLSELVGIDLGHLDLASGEVWVVGKGSKERRLPMGRTAVHWIENWLEMRELFDPEDNALFLSNKGKRISTRNVQKRFAEWGVKQGISSHIHPHKLRHSFATHMLESSGDLRAVQELLGHANLTTTQIYTHLDFQHLASVYDAAHPRAKRGKS
- the uvrD gene encoding DNA helicase II, translating into MDVSDLLDSLNDKQREAVAAPRSNLLVLAGAGSGKTRVLVHRIAWLMAVENCSPHSIMAVTFTNKAAAEMRHRIEQLIGTSQGGMWIGTFHGLAHRLLRAHHLDANLPQDFQILDSEDQLRLLKRLIKAMNLDEKQWPARQGMWYINGKKDEGLRPKHIESYGNPIEQTWLRIYQAYQEACDRAGLVDFAELLLRAHELWLNKPHILNHYRERFTNILVDEFQDTNNIQYAWIRMLAGDTGKVIIVGDDDQSIYGWRGAQVENIQRFLNDFPAAGTIRLEQNYRSTNNILKAANTLIANNNGRLGKELWTEDSDGEPIAIYCAFNELDEARFVVNRIKVWMEKGGALNDCAILYRSNAQSRVLEEALLQTSMPYRIYGGMRFFERQEIKDSLAYLRLISNRNDDAAFERVVNTPTRGIGDRTLDVVRQTARERQLTLWQTARALLQEKALAGRAASALQRFTELVDSLAHETSEMPLHVQTDRVIKDSGLWLMYEQEKGEKGQARIENLEELVNATRQYSYQDEDEDLMPLQAFLSHAALEAGEGQADKWQDAVQLMTMHAAKGLEFMQVFIVGMEEGMFPSQMSLEEGGRLEEERRLAYVGVTRAMQKLTLTYAETRRLYGKEVYHRPSRFIGELPEECVEEVRLRASVSRPVSHQRMGTPVTKNDSGFTLGQRVHHAKFGEGTIVNLEGSGEHSRLQVAFQGQGIKWLVAAYAKLEAM
- the corA gene encoding magnesium/cobalt transporter CorA, yielding MLSAFKLDKNRLTRLELDDAGGRDDLSDSVWVDLIEPEEAERARVQDELGQVLATSPELEDIEASARFFEDEDGLHIHSFFFYEDAEDHAGNSTVAFTIREGRLYTLRERELPAFRLYRMRARSQTLIDGNAYELLLDLFETKIEQLADEIETVYSDLEKLSRVIMEGKQGDEFDDALSTLAGQEDVGWKVRLCLMDTQRALNFLVRKARLPANQLEQAREVLRDIESLLPHNESLFQKVNFLMQAAMGFINIEQSRIIKIFSVVSVVFLPPTLVASSYGMNFEFMPELKWSLGYPGAIVLMILAGLAPYAYFKRKNWL
- the yigB gene encoding 5-amino-6-(5-phospho-D-ribitylamino)uracil phosphatase YigB, which translates into the protein MHFYRSLRPIAAMTFDLDDTLYDNHPVIRRTTQASHAALQAYHPALQGFSVQQYQQVRDRLLIADPEMYHDVTEWRRRAVEQSILDVGIPAAQAASGAREIMNVFAHWRSQIDVPSETHATLAALAARIPLVAITNGNAEPHLCGLGKYFQFILRAGPDGRAKPYQDMYHRSAQRLNLRPEQILHIGDDLTTDVAGAVRSGMQACWINLCEGDLMRIDDSRLLPTLEISQLASLTALI